The Parasteatoda tepidariorum isolate YZ-2023 chromosome X2, CAS_Ptep_4.0, whole genome shotgun sequence genome includes a region encoding these proteins:
- the LOC122269914 gene encoding uncharacterized protein, with amino-acid sequence MPFKFKKGEILKSQARKVVHNVFEFFANEAKEKALKLPLHQPSDRACLATGVSDFTLRKIKREVSCLGEEGVLRTPGKNRKKKSGGLAHLDDFDKCVIRQTIQEFYIRGKKVPSLRKLIPVLRERINFEFEKDSLRKVLYSLNFRWKRCTPQRKLLIERPNIVFWRNKFLREIREHRRMQRQLVYLDETWVDSNLTFQKCWQDENNNIGAISNVSSKNRLIVVHAGTSSGFIPGALLAYKASSQSGDYHGQMNFENFRKWLIEKLLPNLQPNSVVVMDNAPYHLLSVSKKKKKYLKINNQNEDI; translated from the coding sequence atgccttttaaatttaaaaaaggtgaaattctgaaatcacaagCACGTAAAGTTGTGCACAATGTGTTTGAGTTTTTTGCTAATGAAGCTAAGGAAAAAGCCCTTAAATTACCTCTCCATCAACCATCTGATAGAGCATGTCTGGCTACTGGAGTGTCAGACTTCAcactcagaaaaataaaaagagaagttTCTTGTTTAGGAGAAGAAGGTGTGTTGCGCACTCCCggaaaaaacaggaaaaagaaATCTGGTGGACTTGCTCATCTAGATGATTTTGACAAATGTGTTATTCGTCAAACCATCCAGGAGTTCTatataaggggaaaaaaagtgcCATCGCTTCGAAAATTAATTCCTGTTCTTCGCGaacgaattaattttgaatttgagaaAGATTCATTGAGGAAAGTTTTATATTCCTTAAACTTTCGATGGAAGCGGTGCACTCCCCAAAGAAAACTGCTTATCGAAAGGCCAAACATTGTTTTTTGGCGCAATAAATTTCTGAGAGAAATTCGTGAGCATCGGAGGATGCAGCGTCAACTAGTTTATTTGGATGAGACATGGGTTGACAGCAATTTAACATTCCAGAAATGCTGGCAGGACGAAAATAACAACATTGGTGCTATATCAAACGTCAGTTCGAAAAATAGACTTATCGTTGTTCACGCAGGAACGTCAAGTGGATTTATTCCGGGAGCTTTGTTGGCCTATAAGGCATCTAGTCAGTCTGGTGACTACCACGGCCAAatgaatttcgaaaattttcgaAAGTGGTTGATCGAGAAGTTACTGCCAAACCTACAACCTAATAGTGTGGTAGTGATGGACAATGCTCCATATCACTTgctttcagtttcaaaaaaaaaaaaaaaatatttgaaaattaataatcaaaacgaagatatttaa